A single Vulpes vulpes isolate BD-2025 chromosome 16, VulVul3, whole genome shotgun sequence DNA region contains:
- the GMPPA gene encoding mannose-1-phosphate guanylyltransferase regulatory subunit alpha isoform X4, translating into MRPSQLCPRIQVAIAIMLKAVILIGGPQKGTRFRPLSFEVPKPLFPVAGVPMIQHHIEACAQVPGMQEILLIGFYQPDEALTRFLEAAQQEFNLPVRYLQEFVPLGTGGGLYHFRDQILAGGPEAFFVLNADVCSDFPLSAMLAAYRREPHPFLLLGTTANRTQSLNYGCIVENPQTHEVLHYVEKPSTFVSDVINCGIYLFSPEALKPLRDVFQRNQQDGQLEDSSGLWPGAGTIRLEQDVFSALAGQGQIYVHLTDGIWSQIKSAGSALYASRLYLGQYQLTHPERLAKHTPGGPRIRGNVYIHPTAKVAPSAVLGPNVSIGEGVTVGEGVRLRESIVLHGATLQEHTCVLHTIVGWGSTVGRWARVEGTPNDPNPNDPRAHMDSESLFKDGKLLPAITILGCRVRIPAEVLILNSIVLPHKELSRSFTNQIIL; encoded by the exons GTAGCAATTGCCATCATGCTCAAAGCTGTGATCCTGATTGGAGGCCCTCAAAAGG ggACTCGCTTCAGGCCTTTGTCTTTTGAGGTGCCCAAACCCCTGTTTCCAGTGGCGGGGGTCCCTATGATCCAGCACCACATTGAGGCCTGTGCCCAG GTCCCTGGGATGCAGGAGATTCTGCTCATTGGCTTCTACCAACCTGATGAAGCCCTTACCCGGTTTCTAGAGGCTGCCCAGCAGGAGTTTAACCTTCCTGTCAG GTACCTGCAGGAATTTGTGCCCCTGGGCACAGGAGGTGGTCTCTACCATTTCCGGGACCAGATCCTGGCCGGGGGCCCCGAGGCCTTCTTCGTGCTCAACGCTGACGTCTGCTCCGACTTCCCCTTGAGTGCCATGTTGGCTGCCTACAGACGCGAGCCTCACCCTTTCTTGCTGCTTGGCACCACG GCTAACAGGACACAGTCCCTCAACTACGGCTGCATTGTAGAGAACCCGCAGACGCACGAG GTCCTGCACTACGTGGAGAAACCCAGCACGTTTGTTAGTGACGTCATCAACTGTGGCATCTACCTCTTTTCCCCGGAAGCCCTGAAGCCTCTTCGGGATGTCTTCCAGCGGAACCAGCAGGATGGGCAATT GGAGGACTCTTCGGGCCTGTGGCCAGGGGCCGGCACCATCCGCCTGGAGCAGGATGTGTTCTCAGCCCTGGCCGGGCAGGGCCAGATCTACGTCCACCTCACTGACGGTATCTGGAGCCAGATCAAGTCTGCAGG ctcaGCGCTCTATGCCTCCCGCCTCTACCTGGGCCAGTACCAGCTCACGCACCCAGAACGCCTGGCCAAGCACACCCCCGGGGGTCCACGAATCCGAG GAAACGTTTATATCCACCCAACAGCTAAGGTGGCCCCGTCGGCAGTG CTGGGCCCCAACGTCTCCATTGGGGAGGGGGTGACCGTGGGCGAGGGTGTGCGGCTCCGCGAGAGCATTGTCCTCCATGGAGCCACGCTGCAG GAGCACACGTGTGTTCTGCACACCATCGTGGGCTGGGGGAGCACCGTGGGGCGCTGGGCCCGTGTGGAGGGTACCCCCAACGACCCCAATCCCAACGACCCCCGAGCGCACATGGACAGTGAGAGCCTCTTCAAGGATGGGAAGCTGCTGCCTGCCATCACCATCCTAG GCTGCCGGGTCCGGATCCCAGCTGAGGTGCTCATCCTGAACTCGATTGTTCTGCCCCACAAGGAGCTGAGCCGCAGCTTCACCAACCAGATCATCCTCTGA
- the GMPPA gene encoding mannose-1-phosphate guanylyltransferase regulatory subunit alpha isoform X6, which translates to MLKAVILIGGPQKGTRFRPLSFEVPKPLFPVAGVPMIQHHIEACAQVPGMQEILLIGFYQPDEALTRFLEAAQQEFNLPVRYLQEFVPLGTGGGLYHFRDQILAGGPEAFFVLNADVCSDFPLSAMLAAYRREPHPFLLLGTTANRTQSLNYGCIVENPQTHEVLHYVEKPSTFVSDVINCGIYLFSPEALKPLRDVFQRNQQDGQLEDSSGLWPGAGTIRLEQDVFSALAGQGQIYVHLTDGIWSQIKSAGSALYASRLYLGQYQLTHPERLAKHTPGGPRIRGNVYIHPTAKVAPSAVLGPNVSIGEGVTVGEGVRLRESIVLHGATLQEHTCVLHTIVGWGSTVGRWARVEGTPNDPNPNDPRAHMDSESLFKDGKLLPAITILGCRVRIPAEVLILNSIVLPHKELSRSFTNQIIL; encoded by the exons ATGCTCAAAGCTGTGATCCTGATTGGAGGCCCTCAAAAGG ggACTCGCTTCAGGCCTTTGTCTTTTGAGGTGCCCAAACCCCTGTTTCCAGTGGCGGGGGTCCCTATGATCCAGCACCACATTGAGGCCTGTGCCCAG GTCCCTGGGATGCAGGAGATTCTGCTCATTGGCTTCTACCAACCTGATGAAGCCCTTACCCGGTTTCTAGAGGCTGCCCAGCAGGAGTTTAACCTTCCTGTCAG GTACCTGCAGGAATTTGTGCCCCTGGGCACAGGAGGTGGTCTCTACCATTTCCGGGACCAGATCCTGGCCGGGGGCCCCGAGGCCTTCTTCGTGCTCAACGCTGACGTCTGCTCCGACTTCCCCTTGAGTGCCATGTTGGCTGCCTACAGACGCGAGCCTCACCCTTTCTTGCTGCTTGGCACCACG GCTAACAGGACACAGTCCCTCAACTACGGCTGCATTGTAGAGAACCCGCAGACGCACGAG GTCCTGCACTACGTGGAGAAACCCAGCACGTTTGTTAGTGACGTCATCAACTGTGGCATCTACCTCTTTTCCCCGGAAGCCCTGAAGCCTCTTCGGGATGTCTTCCAGCGGAACCAGCAGGATGGGCAATT GGAGGACTCTTCGGGCCTGTGGCCAGGGGCCGGCACCATCCGCCTGGAGCAGGATGTGTTCTCAGCCCTGGCCGGGCAGGGCCAGATCTACGTCCACCTCACTGACGGTATCTGGAGCCAGATCAAGTCTGCAGG ctcaGCGCTCTATGCCTCCCGCCTCTACCTGGGCCAGTACCAGCTCACGCACCCAGAACGCCTGGCCAAGCACACCCCCGGGGGTCCACGAATCCGAG GAAACGTTTATATCCACCCAACAGCTAAGGTGGCCCCGTCGGCAGTG CTGGGCCCCAACGTCTCCATTGGGGAGGGGGTGACCGTGGGCGAGGGTGTGCGGCTCCGCGAGAGCATTGTCCTCCATGGAGCCACGCTGCAG GAGCACACGTGTGTTCTGCACACCATCGTGGGCTGGGGGAGCACCGTGGGGCGCTGGGCCCGTGTGGAGGGTACCCCCAACGACCCCAATCCCAACGACCCCCGAGCGCACATGGACAGTGAGAGCCTCTTCAAGGATGGGAAGCTGCTGCCTGCCATCACCATCCTAG GCTGCCGGGTCCGGATCCCAGCTGAGGTGCTCATCCTGAACTCGATTGTTCTGCCCCACAAGGAGCTGAGCCGCAGCTTCACCAACCAGATCATCCTCTGA
- the GMPPA gene encoding mannose-1-phosphate guanylyltransferase regulatory subunit alpha isoform X5 produces MLKAVILIGGPQKGTRFRPLSFEVPKPLFPVAGVPMIQHHIEACAQVPGMQEILLIGFYQPDEALTRFLEAAQQEFNLPVRYLQEFVPLGTGGGLYHFRDQILAGGPEAFFVLNADVCSDFPLSAMLAAYRREPHPFLLLGTTANRTQSLNYGCIVENPQTHEVLHYVEKPSTFVSDVINCGIYLFSPEALKPLRDVFQRNQQDGQFCLPPGEDSSGLWPGAGTIRLEQDVFSALAGQGQIYVHLTDGIWSQIKSAGSALYASRLYLGQYQLTHPERLAKHTPGGPRIRGNVYIHPTAKVAPSAVLGPNVSIGEGVTVGEGVRLRESIVLHGATLQEHTCVLHTIVGWGSTVGRWARVEGTPNDPNPNDPRAHMDSESLFKDGKLLPAITILGCRVRIPAEVLILNSIVLPHKELSRSFTNQIIL; encoded by the exons ATGCTCAAAGCTGTGATCCTGATTGGAGGCCCTCAAAAGG ggACTCGCTTCAGGCCTTTGTCTTTTGAGGTGCCCAAACCCCTGTTTCCAGTGGCGGGGGTCCCTATGATCCAGCACCACATTGAGGCCTGTGCCCAG GTCCCTGGGATGCAGGAGATTCTGCTCATTGGCTTCTACCAACCTGATGAAGCCCTTACCCGGTTTCTAGAGGCTGCCCAGCAGGAGTTTAACCTTCCTGTCAG GTACCTGCAGGAATTTGTGCCCCTGGGCACAGGAGGTGGTCTCTACCATTTCCGGGACCAGATCCTGGCCGGGGGCCCCGAGGCCTTCTTCGTGCTCAACGCTGACGTCTGCTCCGACTTCCCCTTGAGTGCCATGTTGGCTGCCTACAGACGCGAGCCTCACCCTTTCTTGCTGCTTGGCACCACG GCTAACAGGACACAGTCCCTCAACTACGGCTGCATTGTAGAGAACCCGCAGACGCACGAG GTCCTGCACTACGTGGAGAAACCCAGCACGTTTGTTAGTGACGTCATCAACTGTGGCATCTACCTCTTTTCCCCGGAAGCCCTGAAGCCTCTTCGGGATGTCTTCCAGCGGAACCAGCAGGATGGGCAATT CTGTCTTCCTCCGGG GGAGGACTCTTCGGGCCTGTGGCCAGGGGCCGGCACCATCCGCCTGGAGCAGGATGTGTTCTCAGCCCTGGCCGGGCAGGGCCAGATCTACGTCCACCTCACTGACGGTATCTGGAGCCAGATCAAGTCTGCAGG ctcaGCGCTCTATGCCTCCCGCCTCTACCTGGGCCAGTACCAGCTCACGCACCCAGAACGCCTGGCCAAGCACACCCCCGGGGGTCCACGAATCCGAG GAAACGTTTATATCCACCCAACAGCTAAGGTGGCCCCGTCGGCAGTG CTGGGCCCCAACGTCTCCATTGGGGAGGGGGTGACCGTGGGCGAGGGTGTGCGGCTCCGCGAGAGCATTGTCCTCCATGGAGCCACGCTGCAG GAGCACACGTGTGTTCTGCACACCATCGTGGGCTGGGGGAGCACCGTGGGGCGCTGGGCCCGTGTGGAGGGTACCCCCAACGACCCCAATCCCAACGACCCCCGAGCGCACATGGACAGTGAGAGCCTCTTCAAGGATGGGAAGCTGCTGCCTGCCATCACCATCCTAG GCTGCCGGGTCCGGATCCCAGCTGAGGTGCTCATCCTGAACTCGATTGTTCTGCCCCACAAGGAGCTGAGCCGCAGCTTCACCAACCAGATCATCCTCTGA
- the GMPPA gene encoding mannose-1-phosphate guanylyltransferase regulatory subunit alpha isoform X1, which translates to MARGKSVGSNCVKVAIAIMLKAVILIGGPQKGTRFRPLSFEVPKPLFPVAGVPMIQHHIEACAQVPGMQEILLIGFYQPDEALTRFLEAAQQEFNLPVRYLQEFVPLGTGGGLYHFRDQILAGGPEAFFVLNADVCSDFPLSAMLAAYRREPHPFLLLGTTANRTQSLNYGCIVENPQTHEVLHYVEKPSTFVSDVINCGIYLFSPEALKPLRDVFQRNQQDGQFCLPPGEDSSGLWPGAGTIRLEQDVFSALAGQGQIYVHLTDGIWSQIKSAGSALYASRLYLGQYQLTHPERLAKHTPGGPRIRGNVYIHPTAKVAPSAVLGPNVSIGEGVTVGEGVRLRESIVLHGATLQEHTCVLHTIVGWGSTVGRWARVEGTPNDPNPNDPRAHMDSESLFKDGKLLPAITILGCRVRIPAEVLILNSIVLPHKELSRSFTNQIIL; encoded by the exons ATGGCCAGAGGGAAGTCTGTTGGGTCAAATTGTGTCAAG GTAGCAATTGCCATCATGCTCAAAGCTGTGATCCTGATTGGAGGCCCTCAAAAGG ggACTCGCTTCAGGCCTTTGTCTTTTGAGGTGCCCAAACCCCTGTTTCCAGTGGCGGGGGTCCCTATGATCCAGCACCACATTGAGGCCTGTGCCCAG GTCCCTGGGATGCAGGAGATTCTGCTCATTGGCTTCTACCAACCTGATGAAGCCCTTACCCGGTTTCTAGAGGCTGCCCAGCAGGAGTTTAACCTTCCTGTCAG GTACCTGCAGGAATTTGTGCCCCTGGGCACAGGAGGTGGTCTCTACCATTTCCGGGACCAGATCCTGGCCGGGGGCCCCGAGGCCTTCTTCGTGCTCAACGCTGACGTCTGCTCCGACTTCCCCTTGAGTGCCATGTTGGCTGCCTACAGACGCGAGCCTCACCCTTTCTTGCTGCTTGGCACCACG GCTAACAGGACACAGTCCCTCAACTACGGCTGCATTGTAGAGAACCCGCAGACGCACGAG GTCCTGCACTACGTGGAGAAACCCAGCACGTTTGTTAGTGACGTCATCAACTGTGGCATCTACCTCTTTTCCCCGGAAGCCCTGAAGCCTCTTCGGGATGTCTTCCAGCGGAACCAGCAGGATGGGCAATT CTGTCTTCCTCCGGG GGAGGACTCTTCGGGCCTGTGGCCAGGGGCCGGCACCATCCGCCTGGAGCAGGATGTGTTCTCAGCCCTGGCCGGGCAGGGCCAGATCTACGTCCACCTCACTGACGGTATCTGGAGCCAGATCAAGTCTGCAGG ctcaGCGCTCTATGCCTCCCGCCTCTACCTGGGCCAGTACCAGCTCACGCACCCAGAACGCCTGGCCAAGCACACCCCCGGGGGTCCACGAATCCGAG GAAACGTTTATATCCACCCAACAGCTAAGGTGGCCCCGTCGGCAGTG CTGGGCCCCAACGTCTCCATTGGGGAGGGGGTGACCGTGGGCGAGGGTGTGCGGCTCCGCGAGAGCATTGTCCTCCATGGAGCCACGCTGCAG GAGCACACGTGTGTTCTGCACACCATCGTGGGCTGGGGGAGCACCGTGGGGCGCTGGGCCCGTGTGGAGGGTACCCCCAACGACCCCAATCCCAACGACCCCCGAGCGCACATGGACAGTGAGAGCCTCTTCAAGGATGGGAAGCTGCTGCCTGCCATCACCATCCTAG GCTGCCGGGTCCGGATCCCAGCTGAGGTGCTCATCCTGAACTCGATTGTTCTGCCCCACAAGGAGCTGAGCCGCAGCTTCACCAACCAGATCATCCTCTGA
- the GMPPA gene encoding mannose-1-phosphate guanylyltransferase regulatory subunit alpha isoform X2, translating into MRPSQLCPRIQVAIAIMLKAVILIGGPQKGTRFRPLSFEVPKPLFPVAGVPMIQHHIEACAQVPGMQEILLIGFYQPDEALTRFLEAAQQEFNLPVRYLQEFVPLGTGGGLYHFRDQILAGGPEAFFVLNADVCSDFPLSAMLAAYRREPHPFLLLGTTANRTQSLNYGCIVENPQTHEVLHYVEKPSTFVSDVINCGIYLFSPEALKPLRDVFQRNQQDGQFCLPPGEDSSGLWPGAGTIRLEQDVFSALAGQGQIYVHLTDGIWSQIKSAGSALYASRLYLGQYQLTHPERLAKHTPGGPRIRGNVYIHPTAKVAPSAVLGPNVSIGEGVTVGEGVRLRESIVLHGATLQEHTCVLHTIVGWGSTVGRWARVEGTPNDPNPNDPRAHMDSESLFKDGKLLPAITILGCRVRIPAEVLILNSIVLPHKELSRSFTNQIIL; encoded by the exons GTAGCAATTGCCATCATGCTCAAAGCTGTGATCCTGATTGGAGGCCCTCAAAAGG ggACTCGCTTCAGGCCTTTGTCTTTTGAGGTGCCCAAACCCCTGTTTCCAGTGGCGGGGGTCCCTATGATCCAGCACCACATTGAGGCCTGTGCCCAG GTCCCTGGGATGCAGGAGATTCTGCTCATTGGCTTCTACCAACCTGATGAAGCCCTTACCCGGTTTCTAGAGGCTGCCCAGCAGGAGTTTAACCTTCCTGTCAG GTACCTGCAGGAATTTGTGCCCCTGGGCACAGGAGGTGGTCTCTACCATTTCCGGGACCAGATCCTGGCCGGGGGCCCCGAGGCCTTCTTCGTGCTCAACGCTGACGTCTGCTCCGACTTCCCCTTGAGTGCCATGTTGGCTGCCTACAGACGCGAGCCTCACCCTTTCTTGCTGCTTGGCACCACG GCTAACAGGACACAGTCCCTCAACTACGGCTGCATTGTAGAGAACCCGCAGACGCACGAG GTCCTGCACTACGTGGAGAAACCCAGCACGTTTGTTAGTGACGTCATCAACTGTGGCATCTACCTCTTTTCCCCGGAAGCCCTGAAGCCTCTTCGGGATGTCTTCCAGCGGAACCAGCAGGATGGGCAATT CTGTCTTCCTCCGGG GGAGGACTCTTCGGGCCTGTGGCCAGGGGCCGGCACCATCCGCCTGGAGCAGGATGTGTTCTCAGCCCTGGCCGGGCAGGGCCAGATCTACGTCCACCTCACTGACGGTATCTGGAGCCAGATCAAGTCTGCAGG ctcaGCGCTCTATGCCTCCCGCCTCTACCTGGGCCAGTACCAGCTCACGCACCCAGAACGCCTGGCCAAGCACACCCCCGGGGGTCCACGAATCCGAG GAAACGTTTATATCCACCCAACAGCTAAGGTGGCCCCGTCGGCAGTG CTGGGCCCCAACGTCTCCATTGGGGAGGGGGTGACCGTGGGCGAGGGTGTGCGGCTCCGCGAGAGCATTGTCCTCCATGGAGCCACGCTGCAG GAGCACACGTGTGTTCTGCACACCATCGTGGGCTGGGGGAGCACCGTGGGGCGCTGGGCCCGTGTGGAGGGTACCCCCAACGACCCCAATCCCAACGACCCCCGAGCGCACATGGACAGTGAGAGCCTCTTCAAGGATGGGAAGCTGCTGCCTGCCATCACCATCCTAG GCTGCCGGGTCCGGATCCCAGCTGAGGTGCTCATCCTGAACTCGATTGTTCTGCCCCACAAGGAGCTGAGCCGCAGCTTCACCAACCAGATCATCCTCTGA
- the GMPPA gene encoding mannose-1-phosphate guanylyltransferase regulatory subunit alpha isoform X3 codes for MARGKSVGSNCVKVAIAIMLKAVILIGGPQKGTRFRPLSFEVPKPLFPVAGVPMIQHHIEACAQVPGMQEILLIGFYQPDEALTRFLEAAQQEFNLPVRYLQEFVPLGTGGGLYHFRDQILAGGPEAFFVLNADVCSDFPLSAMLAAYRREPHPFLLLGTTANRTQSLNYGCIVENPQTHEVLHYVEKPSTFVSDVINCGIYLFSPEALKPLRDVFQRNQQDGQLEDSSGLWPGAGTIRLEQDVFSALAGQGQIYVHLTDGIWSQIKSAGSALYASRLYLGQYQLTHPERLAKHTPGGPRIRGNVYIHPTAKVAPSAVLGPNVSIGEGVTVGEGVRLRESIVLHGATLQEHTCVLHTIVGWGSTVGRWARVEGTPNDPNPNDPRAHMDSESLFKDGKLLPAITILGCRVRIPAEVLILNSIVLPHKELSRSFTNQIIL; via the exons ATGGCCAGAGGGAAGTCTGTTGGGTCAAATTGTGTCAAG GTAGCAATTGCCATCATGCTCAAAGCTGTGATCCTGATTGGAGGCCCTCAAAAGG ggACTCGCTTCAGGCCTTTGTCTTTTGAGGTGCCCAAACCCCTGTTTCCAGTGGCGGGGGTCCCTATGATCCAGCACCACATTGAGGCCTGTGCCCAG GTCCCTGGGATGCAGGAGATTCTGCTCATTGGCTTCTACCAACCTGATGAAGCCCTTACCCGGTTTCTAGAGGCTGCCCAGCAGGAGTTTAACCTTCCTGTCAG GTACCTGCAGGAATTTGTGCCCCTGGGCACAGGAGGTGGTCTCTACCATTTCCGGGACCAGATCCTGGCCGGGGGCCCCGAGGCCTTCTTCGTGCTCAACGCTGACGTCTGCTCCGACTTCCCCTTGAGTGCCATGTTGGCTGCCTACAGACGCGAGCCTCACCCTTTCTTGCTGCTTGGCACCACG GCTAACAGGACACAGTCCCTCAACTACGGCTGCATTGTAGAGAACCCGCAGACGCACGAG GTCCTGCACTACGTGGAGAAACCCAGCACGTTTGTTAGTGACGTCATCAACTGTGGCATCTACCTCTTTTCCCCGGAAGCCCTGAAGCCTCTTCGGGATGTCTTCCAGCGGAACCAGCAGGATGGGCAATT GGAGGACTCTTCGGGCCTGTGGCCAGGGGCCGGCACCATCCGCCTGGAGCAGGATGTGTTCTCAGCCCTGGCCGGGCAGGGCCAGATCTACGTCCACCTCACTGACGGTATCTGGAGCCAGATCAAGTCTGCAGG ctcaGCGCTCTATGCCTCCCGCCTCTACCTGGGCCAGTACCAGCTCACGCACCCAGAACGCCTGGCCAAGCACACCCCCGGGGGTCCACGAATCCGAG GAAACGTTTATATCCACCCAACAGCTAAGGTGGCCCCGTCGGCAGTG CTGGGCCCCAACGTCTCCATTGGGGAGGGGGTGACCGTGGGCGAGGGTGTGCGGCTCCGCGAGAGCATTGTCCTCCATGGAGCCACGCTGCAG GAGCACACGTGTGTTCTGCACACCATCGTGGGCTGGGGGAGCACCGTGGGGCGCTGGGCCCGTGTGGAGGGTACCCCCAACGACCCCAATCCCAACGACCCCCGAGCGCACATGGACAGTGAGAGCCTCTTCAAGGATGGGAAGCTGCTGCCTGCCATCACCATCCTAG GCTGCCGGGTCCGGATCCCAGCTGAGGTGCTCATCCTGAACTCGATTGTTCTGCCCCACAAGGAGCTGAGCCGCAGCTTCACCAACCAGATCATCCTCTGA